Proteins encoded within one genomic window of Cytophagales bacterium:
- a CDS encoding Crp/Fnr family transcriptional regulator, translated as MSPHTHLLQTLRAIRPLSDEDWEMAASKFKPVTYQKKQRIIDTETVANSYVFISKGLARLHGYKDGEEKTLFFFKEGMFAGSIQSYLFEKPSLLVLETIEEIEGLEISKEDLEAIFQQSPDLSFIIMTYTQLRLNHLLHFFSSFVLDSPEERYEKFMANEPDLLNRVPQHIIASFLGMTPVSLSRIRKRLLERR; from the coding sequence ATGTCCCCCCACACCCACCTCCTCCAAACCCTACGTGCCATCAGACCTCTTTCGGATGAAGATTGGGAGATGGCTGCATCCAAATTCAAGCCGGTGACTTATCAAAAGAAGCAGCGGATCATTGACACGGAGACGGTTGCGAATAGCTACGTGTTTATCAGCAAGGGCTTGGCCCGATTGCACGGATATAAAGACGGGGAGGAGAAGACGTTGTTCTTTTTCAAGGAAGGGATGTTTGCTGGTTCTATTCAAAGCTATCTGTTTGAGAAGCCTAGTTTGTTGGTGCTTGAAACCATAGAGGAAATCGAAGGACTCGAAATAAGCAAGGAAGATTTGGAAGCCATCTTTCAGCAATCTCCAGATCTATCCTTTATCATCATGACTTATACGCAACTCCGACTCAACCACCTGCTGCATTTCTTTTCTTCATTTGTGCTTGACAGTCCGGAAGAGAGATATGAGAAATTCATGGCCAATGAACCGGATCTTCTCAATCGTGTCCCTCAACACATCATTGCTTCATTCCTGGGCATGACCCCAGTTTCTCTTAGCAGGATCAGGAAGCGCTTATTGGAAAGGAGATGA